A stretch of Geobacter sp. DNA encodes these proteins:
- a CDS encoding YcgN family cysteine cluster protein, whose amino-acid sequence MSKRTQDNIIWENLCEQCGTCCFKKLEDDDGTIFFSAVPCRYLDVVTRQCKVYERRFEINPDCLQLTPELVEQLHWLHDDCGYRKSLGIKRRPGSTCKNRRETRRSDHD is encoded by the coding sequence ATGAGTAAGCGTACCCAAGACAATATAATATGGGAAAACCTGTGCGAACAGTGCGGAACCTGTTGCTTTAAAAAACTGGAAGACGATGATGGGACCATCTTTTTCAGTGCCGTTCCGTGTCGCTACCTGGATGTCGTTACGAGGCAATGCAAGGTATATGAGAGAAGATTTGAAATTAACCCAGACTGTCTCCAGTTGACTCCCGAACTAGTTGAACAACTCCATTGGCTTCATGACGACTGCGGCTACCGGAAATCCCTTGGTATCAAGCGGCGTCCAGGCAGCACTTGCAAAAACCGTCGAGAAACGAGACGTTCTGATCATGACTGA
- a CDS encoding ribonuclease PH: protein MRKDGREAHELRLIAMTRNVNRYAEGSALVEFGETKVICTASVEETVPPFLRGKGTGWVTAEYSMLPRATHTRSARESSRGKVSGRTHEIQRLIGRSLRSVIDLTLLGERSVLIDCDVIQADGGTRTASITGAYVALMEAVRVLQGRGIIAGNPIREALAAVSVGIVDGIPLLDLDYGEDSMAEVDMNFVLTSSQRMVEVQGTAEGEPFTIEQMDAMRSLAFSGAACLFEIQRKVLST from the coding sequence ATGCGTAAGGATGGTCGAGAAGCGCACGAACTACGCCTGATTGCTATGACCCGCAATGTCAATAGATATGCTGAAGGGTCTGCACTGGTCGAGTTTGGAGAGACAAAAGTCATTTGTACCGCGTCCGTTGAAGAAACAGTTCCTCCGTTTCTCAGGGGAAAGGGGACGGGATGGGTCACGGCCGAGTATTCAATGTTGCCACGAGCGACCCATACTCGATCGGCTCGTGAATCGTCAAGAGGAAAAGTCAGTGGACGGACTCATGAAATTCAGCGACTCATCGGACGATCCTTGCGTAGCGTCATTGATTTGACGCTATTGGGGGAGCGTTCGGTTTTGATCGATTGTGATGTGATCCAAGCTGATGGCGGTACTCGAACGGCATCTATAACCGGTGCATATGTGGCCTTGATGGAGGCTGTTCGCGTATTGCAGGGCAGAGGAATAATTGCCGGTAACCCAATCCGTGAAGCGTTAGCGGCTGTGAGTGTTGGAATCGTCGATGGGATTCCTCTGCTGGATCTTGATTATGGTGAGGATTCAATGGCAGAAGTGGACATGAATTTTGTGTTGACCTCTTCGCAGAGGATGGTTGAGGTCCAGGGCACTGCCGAGGGTGAGCCGTTTACGATTGAACAGATGGATGCAATGCGCTCATTGGCGTTTTCAGGGGCTGCGTGTTTGTTCGAGATTCAAAGAAAGGTCCTCTCGACGTGA
- a CDS encoding XTP/dITP diphosphatase has translation MKAILIATSNAGKFKEFTELLKPNVETCYSLADFPGLVLPEENGTTFLENALLKSRYAANLTGIPTLADDSGLEVDALDGNPGVLSARFAGAGSDDAKNNEKLLRELTGVASAFRQARFVCCLAFCTPAGECVTFDGQLSGLILDAPRGSAGFGYDPLFLVPEFGKTLAELPISIKNRISHRSNAFQKFVDFLSKEKT, from the coding sequence GTGAAGGCAATTCTCATTGCAACATCCAATGCCGGTAAATTCAAGGAGTTTACTGAACTCCTCAAACCCAACGTTGAAACGTGTTATTCTCTTGCCGATTTCCCAGGTCTGGTACTTCCGGAAGAAAACGGGACAACGTTTCTTGAGAATGCACTGCTCAAATCCCGTTATGCAGCGAATCTTACGGGGATTCCAACACTTGCGGACGACTCGGGGCTCGAGGTGGATGCCCTTGATGGTAATCCAGGGGTTTTGTCTGCCCGGTTTGCCGGAGCTGGTTCAGACGATGCAAAAAACAACGAGAAGCTGTTGCGCGAATTGACGGGCGTTGCTTCTGCGTTCCGTCAGGCTCGGTTTGTCTGCTGTCTTGCCTTTTGTACTCCTGCAGGGGAATGCGTAACTTTTGACGGTCAACTCTCCGGTCTTATCCTCGATGCGCCAAGAGGGAGCGCGGGTTTTGGTTATGACCCACTGTTTCTTGTTCCCGAATTTGGGAAAACCCTTGCCGAACTCCCCATCAGCATAAAAAATAGAATAAGCCATCGCTCAAATGCGTTTCAAAAATTTGTTGATTTTCTATCGAAGGAAAAAACATAA
- the tig gene encoding trigger factor, with product MQITIEELSSVKKKIKFEVPAERVSHEIGKVYEKIRKQAAVKGFRKGKAPQSYIEKYYSDAMADDVLRNLFNESYPKALLDNKLVPVAHPLLESDGVVAGEDLKFSATVEVVPEIGNVAYEGLQVTKETFVADPVKVEERLQQIRENMAQFAPAAADHAAAQGDMVVIDFEGFIDGVPFPGGKGEDHSLVLGSGSFIPGFEEQLIGLNGGAEADIKVTFPSDYHAKELAGVEASFSVMVKEIKTRELPALDDDFAKEMGDFENMEQLRNRLEETIEKQEKDRIESDLREQLVKALVEKNDCEVPQTLVDRQLESMLDGAKKRLESQRMSLAMMGMDDDQYKTQFRDVAEHKVKSSLIMSALARQEGVKVEEADIEQQLKKMSEESGHNYDRLKEFYTNNAQANESLVEYLIDEKVFSMLMAKAEITEAAKS from the coding sequence ATGCAGATTACAATTGAAGAGCTCAGCTCAGTCAAAAAGAAAATCAAGTTTGAAGTGCCTGCAGAGCGTGTATCTCATGAAATCGGCAAGGTTTATGAGAAGATTCGGAAACAGGCTGCGGTAAAGGGTTTTAGAAAAGGGAAGGCCCCGCAATCATATATCGAAAAGTATTACAGTGATGCGATGGCTGATGATGTGCTTCGCAATCTGTTCAATGAGTCCTATCCCAAGGCTTTGCTGGATAATAAGCTTGTACCGGTTGCCCACCCTCTCCTTGAAAGTGACGGTGTTGTTGCTGGTGAAGACCTGAAATTTTCTGCAACGGTAGAAGTTGTACCTGAAATTGGAAATGTGGCATATGAAGGGCTGCAAGTTACAAAAGAAACTTTTGTTGCAGATCCGGTGAAGGTAGAGGAGCGTCTTCAGCAGATCCGTGAGAATATGGCTCAATTTGCACCGGCTGCGGCTGACCATGCTGCTGCCCAGGGGGATATGGTTGTCATCGATTTTGAAGGATTTATCGATGGCGTACCGTTTCCTGGTGGAAAGGGGGAGGACCATTCGCTGGTGCTTGGGTCCGGTTCCTTTATCCCTGGATTCGAGGAGCAACTCATTGGGCTCAATGGCGGAGCGGAAGCAGATATCAAAGTTACCTTTCCCTCAGACTATCATGCTAAGGAACTTGCCGGCGTTGAAGCCTCATTTTCTGTTATGGTGAAAGAGATAAAAACACGGGAACTTCCTGCTTTAGATGATGATTTTGCAAAAGAGATGGGTGACTTTGAGAATATGGAACAGCTTCGCAATCGTCTCGAGGAGACTATAGAAAAGCAGGAAAAGGATCGGATCGAATCTGACTTGCGTGAGCAACTCGTGAAGGCTCTTGTTGAAAAGAATGATTGCGAAGTGCCTCAAACTCTCGTTGACAGACAATTGGAGAGCATGCTCGATGGGGCAAAAAAGCGCCTAGAGTCCCAGAGGATGTCATTAGCTATGATGGGGATGGATGATGATCAGTACAAGACCCAGTTTCGTGATGTAGCTGAACATAAGGTGAAAAGCTCTCTTATCATGAGCGCGCTTGCTCGCCAAGAGGGTGTCAAGGTCGAAGAAGCCGATATTGAGCAGCAACTGAAAAAAATGTCTGAAGAAAGTGGTCATAATTACGATAGATTAAAAGAGTTCTACACGAATAATGCCCAGGCAAATGAATCGCTTGTCGAATATCTTATCGACGAAAAGGTTTTTTCGATGCTCATGGCAAAAGCGGAAATAACCGAAGCCGCAAAGAGCTAA
- the clpP gene encoding ATP-dependent Clp endopeptidase proteolytic subunit ClpP, with protein MLVPIVVEHTGRGERSYDIYSRLLKDRIIFLGGAIDDHLSNLVIAQMLFLEAEDPDKDIHLYINSPGGVVTSGLAIYDTMQYIKPPVATICVGQAASMAAMLLAAGEKGKRYSLSHSRIMIHQPLGGFQGQATDIQIQAQEILRLKKKLNELLAFHTGQALEKIETDTERDYFMSGEEASNYGIIDSIMTRNNLAGGSR; from the coding sequence ATGCTGGTGCCGATAGTCGTGGAGCATACCGGCAGGGGTGAGCGATCTTATGATATTTACTCCCGGCTGTTAAAGGACAGGATCATTTTTCTTGGTGGTGCTATAGATGACCATCTATCAAACCTTGTAATTGCGCAGATGCTCTTTCTTGAAGCAGAAGACCCGGACAAGGATATCCATCTTTACATAAACTCGCCAGGAGGTGTGGTTACCTCCGGCCTTGCCATCTATGACACCATGCAGTACATAAAACCGCCTGTGGCGACGATCTGTGTCGGGCAGGCGGCATCGATGGCGGCTATGTTGCTTGCTGCCGGTGAAAAGGGGAAACGCTACAGTTTGAGTCACTCTCGAATTATGATCCATCAGCCTTTAGGCGGTTTCCAAGGGCAGGCAACTGATATCCAGATACAGGCCCAAGAGATACTGAGACTTAAGAAAAAACTGAATGAACTCCTCGCATTCCATACCGGGCAAGCGCTGGAAAAGATCGAAACGGATACCGAGCGGGACTACTTTATGTCTGGTGAAGAAGCAAGTAACTATGGTATTATTGATTCGATTATGACCAGAAATAACCTTGCCGGAGGTTCCAGGTGA